From the genome of Geminocystis herdmanii PCC 6308, one region includes:
- a CDS encoding NmrA family NAD(P)-binding protein: MKILIVGGTGTLGRQIVRHAIDKNYEVRCLVRNNGKASFLKEWGAELVKGDLCNPKSLTSALEGVDIVIDAATARATDSLRIQEVDWQGKLNLIAASKQANIKRYIFFSILNAKDFDNVPLMNIKHCTELFLQECGLDYTILRLAGFMQGLIGQYGIPILDNQAVWVSGENTPIAYMNTQDIAKFAIKAIEIPDTNNNIYPVVGTRSWTGEQIIELCERLSGKQAKISRIPLNLLRFLRGFTRWFKWTLNISDRLAFGEVLASGKPMNADMTEIYQTFQLNPQETTTLEAYMQEYFDRIMKKIKEIDYEKSKMKKRKKNSFFK, from the coding sequence ATGAAAATTTTAATAGTGGGTGGTACAGGTACACTAGGCAGACAAATTGTCCGCCATGCCATTGATAAGAATTACGAAGTACGTTGTTTAGTAAGAAATAATGGAAAAGCTAGTTTTTTAAAGGAATGGGGTGCAGAATTAGTCAAAGGTGATCTTTGTAACCCAAAAAGTTTAACATCAGCTTTAGAAGGGGTAGATATTGTCATTGATGCTGCCACAGCAAGAGCTACAGATTCTCTCAGAATCCAAGAAGTGGATTGGCAGGGTAAACTAAATTTGATTGCAGCGTCAAAACAAGCAAATATTAAACGTTATATTTTCTTTTCTATTCTTAATGCTAAGGATTTTGATAATGTACCTTTAATGAATATTAAGCATTGTACTGAGTTATTTTTACAAGAATGCGGTTTAGACTATACTATTCTCAGGTTGGCTGGATTTATGCAGGGTTTAATCGGTCAATATGGTATTCCTATTCTTGATAATCAAGCGGTGTGGGTAAGTGGTGAAAATACTCCTATCGCTTATATGAATACTCAAGATATTGCTAAATTTGCTATTAAAGCGATCGAAATCCCTGATACTAATAATAATATATACCCTGTGGTGGGAACTCGATCGTGGACTGGGGAGCAAATTATTGAGCTTTGTGAGCGATTATCAGGCAAACAAGCCAAGATTTCTCGGATTCCCTTAAATTTACTTCGCTTTTTGCGTGGTTTTACCCGTTGGTTTAAATGGACTCTCAATATTTCTGATAGACTAGCCTTTGGGGAAGTGTTAGCTAGTGGTAAACCTATGAATGCGGATATGACAGAAATCTATCAAACTTTTCAGCTTAATCCCCAAGAAACTACTACTTTAGAAGCCTATATGCAAGAATATTTCGATCGAATTATGAAGAAAATCAAAGAAATCGATTACGAAAAAAGTAAAATGAAGAAACGCAAGAAAAACAGCTTCTTTAAATAA
- a CDS encoding creatininase family protein → MIHGFIPPERFFAYLTWQEIDQMSDKKNTVVIQPIGAIEQHGYHLPLVVDSAISQGVLGKALNQLEDDIPAFAMPTLYYGKSNEHEGFAGTISLSANTLYSLIEETAISIYQAGFRKLILMNSHGGQPQIMEILGRDLHQKYPDFWVFPFFTWRVPNITNDLLTAEEIELGIHAGDAETSLMLALLPDRVKMDLAVKEYPRNLAPNSLLSMEGQLPFPWLTKDVSESGVMGDATVATKEKGDRILDSLAQGWVKVIKDVYNFQYEQTA, encoded by the coding sequence ATGATTCACGGTTTTATTCCTCCAGAAAGATTTTTTGCCTATTTGACATGGCAGGAAATAGATCAAATGTCTGACAAAAAAAATACTGTTGTTATTCAGCCGATAGGTGCGATCGAACAGCATGGTTATCATTTACCCTTAGTAGTAGATTCAGCTATTAGTCAGGGTGTCTTAGGTAAGGCTTTAAATCAGTTAGAAGATGACATACCAGCCTTTGCCATGCCTACTTTATACTACGGTAAATCTAACGAACATGAAGGCTTTGCTGGTACAATTAGTTTATCTGCTAATACCCTATATTCCCTTATCGAAGAAACCGCTATTAGTATCTATCAAGCAGGTTTTCGTAAATTAATATTAATGAATTCTCATGGTGGACAACCACAAATCATGGAAATTCTGGGGAGAGACTTACATCAAAAATATCCAGATTTCTGGGTTTTTCCTTTTTTTACATGGAGAGTGCCAAATATTACGAACGATTTATTAACAGCAGAAGAAATAGAGTTAGGTATTCACGCAGGGGATGCAGAAACCAGTTTAATGTTAGCACTGTTGCCCGATCGAGTCAAAATGGATTTAGCAGTAAAAGAATATCCTCGCAATCTTGCCCCTAATAGTCTTTTGTCGATGGAAGGGCAATTACCTTTTCCATGGTTAACCAAAGATGTTAGTGAAAGTGGCGTTATGGGAGATGCCACCGTTGCGACGAAAGAAAAGGGCGATCGAATTTTAGACTCTTTAGCTCAAGGTTGGGTTAAAGTCATTAAAGATGTCTATAATTTTCAGTATGAACAAACTGCCTAA
- a CDS encoding DUF2854 domain-containing protein, translated as MLRKIPLALVGLIVGSILTVTGFYAYAVGNSTLNLAGFFYGIPLLLGGLALKAAELKPIPFAEVTPPDVIALRNEKATDTQNQLIKDVTRYRYGQEAHLDEALQRIGLSPTDDERPILTKIKEANINDNYALILIFDSPLITLEQWQEKQEKITKFFGPNISVDIAKKDDNFIELALISA; from the coding sequence ATGTTGCGTAAAATTCCTTTAGCATTAGTTGGTTTAATCGTAGGCTCAATATTAACAGTAACGGGTTTTTATGCCTATGCCGTGGGTAACTCTACCCTCAATTTAGCAGGTTTTTTCTACGGTATTCCATTGTTATTAGGAGGGTTGGCTTTAAAAGCCGCCGAGTTGAAACCCATACCCTTTGCTGAAGTTACCCCTCCTGATGTTATCGCTTTGAGAAATGAAAAGGCGACTGACACTCAAAATCAATTAATTAAAGATGTCACACGTTATCGTTATGGGCAGGAGGCTCATTTAGATGAAGCATTACAGCGTATTGGTTTAAGTCCTACGGATGATGAACGACCAATTTTAACTAAAATAAAAGAAGCTAATATTAATGATAATTATGCCCTAATTTTAATCTTTGATTCTCCTTTGATAACCCTTGAACAATGGCAAGAAAAACAGGAAAAAATTACTAAATTTTTTGGTCCAAATATTAGTGTTGACATCGCAAAAAAAGATGATAATTTTATTGAATTAGCTTTAATTTCTGCTTAG
- a CDS encoding RluA family pseudouridine synthase codes for MDFLKEIYPLTDFVTEEEVTEKEIVTYYYEGICPKTGENLQLPRTILTEKVALSLCRQLKNTSFNSVKGKMLGVLIVKDKQGKLGVIKAFSGLLNGKKDVDGWVSQISGNSLIALAENLTIKELDKIKLDILTLENLPLRQDYQQLSLEYQQQWEDLKVIHRQRKEIRDKKRFFLNMSENPELCFVMVSLLIISLTQRCKGAKLLFLLFSQKAISTKIDDLQQESRKDDWESRTFKHQWRERLHPLEIQVNEADNKIKRLKQRRKELSRQLQAQMQTAYTITNFAGDSLSVGSLLGKAFIPTGTGDCCVPKLLHYAAIHFLQPMAMAEFWWGESSPNGERVEGFFYGACLDRCQPLMGFLLSGLPTVTSVNQFPSIPIIYEDEWLLVVNKPSGLLSVSGRGSQKFDSVESRFRQIATDKSNFQFTTVHRLDQDTSGILILAKTQDAYIHLCQQFAQRKVKKVYEAILNGVVSTPQGVIDLPLWGNPFTRPRQEVNSLHGKPSVTHFQVMTIENNETRLELKPITGRTHQLRVHCLEGLGFPIKGDRLYDSLQDNSCRLSLHAREITFLHPYTQNILHLQTITPF; via the coding sequence GTGGATTTTTTGAAAGAAATATACCCTTTAACCGATTTTGTCACCGAAGAAGAAGTCACCGAAAAAGAGATTGTTACCTATTATTATGAGGGAATTTGCCCAAAAACAGGGGAAAATCTGCAGTTACCTCGTACTATTTTGACGGAAAAAGTCGCCCTGAGTTTATGTCGTCAACTGAAAAACACTTCCTTTAACAGTGTGAAAGGAAAAATGTTAGGTGTCTTAATTGTCAAAGATAAACAAGGCAAATTAGGAGTGATTAAAGCCTTTTCGGGATTGCTTAATGGAAAAAAAGATGTTGATGGTTGGGTGTCTCAAATTTCTGGTAACTCTTTGATTGCCTTAGCAGAAAACCTCACTATTAAAGAGTTAGACAAGATTAAATTAGATATTCTCACCCTCGAAAATCTGCCTTTGCGTCAAGATTATCAACAATTATCTTTAGAATATCAACAGCAATGGGAGGATTTAAAAGTTATTCATCGTCAACGTAAGGAAATTCGAGATAAAAAGCGTTTTTTTCTTAATATGTCTGAAAATCCAGAGTTATGCTTTGTCATGGTGTCTTTATTGATTATAAGTCTCACCCAAAGGTGCAAAGGTGCAAAGTTGTTGTTTCTCTTATTTTCTCAGAAGGCTATAAGTACTAAAATTGATGATTTACAGCAGGAAAGTCGCAAAGATGATTGGGAAAGCCGTACTTTTAAGCATCAATGGCGAGAAAGATTACATCCGTTAGAAATACAAGTTAATGAAGCTGATAACAAAATTAAGCGACTTAAACAACGGCGTAAGGAGTTATCTCGACAGTTACAGGCACAAATGCAAACTGCTTATACTATTACTAATTTTGCTGGGGATAGTTTAAGTGTTGGTTCATTGTTAGGTAAGGCTTTTATTCCTACTGGTACTGGTGATTGTTGTGTTCCTAAACTTTTACATTATGCCGCTATTCATTTTCTGCAACCGATGGCGATGGCTGAGTTTTGGTGGGGGGAGTCTTCTCCTAATGGGGAAAGGGTTGAAGGTTTCTTTTATGGGGCTTGTCTCGATCGATGTCAACCCTTAATGGGCTTTCTTTTGTCGGGTTTACCTACTGTCACTTCTGTTAATCAATTTCCATCAATCCCGATTATTTACGAAGACGAATGGCTATTAGTGGTTAATAAACCTAGTGGTTTGTTGTCAGTATCGGGTAGAGGAAGCCAAAAATTTGATAGTGTAGAGTCTCGTTTTAGACAGATTGCCACGGATAAATCTAATTTTCAGTTTACAACAGTTCATAGATTAGATCAAGATACTTCGGGTATATTAATTTTGGCAAAAACCCAAGATGCTTATATCCATCTTTGTCAACAATTTGCCCAAAGAAAGGTGAAAAAAGTCTATGAAGCTATCTTAAATGGTGTTGTTTCTACTCCCCAAGGTGTCATTGATTTACCTTTATGGGGTAATCCTTTCACTCGTCCTCGTCAAGAGGTTAATTCTCTTCATGGCAAACCCTCTGTTACTCATTTTCAGGTGATGACGATCGAAAATAATGAAACAAGATTAGAGTTAAAACCGATTACGGGAAGGACTCACCAATTAAGAGTCCATTGTTTGGAAGGTTTAGGTTTTCCCATTAAGGGCGATCGACTTTATGACTCTTTACAGGATAATAGTTGTAGATTGTCTCTCCACGCACGAGAAATTACTTTCCTTCATCCCTATACTCAAAATATTTTACATCTCCAAACCATCACTCCTTTTTAG
- a CDS encoding SufS family cysteine desulfurase, which produces MTITQVKTIADEVRGDFPILHQKIHDKPLIYLDNAATSQKPNAVIDALRHYYEYDNANVHRGAHTLSGRATDGYEGARDKVAKFINARSRNEIVYARNASEAINIVAYTWGLNTLKAGDEIILTVMEHHSNIVPWQIIAQKTGAIIKFVELTPTQEFDFNHYQSLLSDKTKLVSVVHVSNTLGCINPVKKIINLAHQYGAKVLIDACQSLPHLSIDVQRMDCDWLVGSGHKMCATTGIGFLYGKEELLNAMPPFLGGGEMIADVYLDHFTCGELPHKFEAGTPAIGEAIALGAAVDYLTKIGMENIHHYEEELTAYLFKQLNEIPDLEIYGNQPTPDGKGRASLASFNVKGIHCSDLATLLDHEGIAIRSGHHCTQPLHRYLNISGSARASLYFYNTFADIDAFIVALKGSIDFFRQMEE; this is translated from the coding sequence ATGACAATAACTCAAGTAAAAACTATTGCTGATGAGGTTAGGGGAGATTTTCCTATCCTTCATCAAAAAATTCACGATAAACCCCTGATTTATCTCGATAATGCGGCAACATCCCAAAAACCTAACGCTGTTATCGATGCTTTACGTCATTATTATGAATATGATAACGCTAATGTTCATCGAGGGGCGCATACTTTAAGCGGACGGGCTACGGATGGTTACGAAGGTGCTAGAGATAAAGTTGCCAAATTCATCAACGCTAGAAGTCGTAACGAAATTGTCTATGCGAGAAATGCTAGTGAAGCTATTAACATCGTTGCCTATACTTGGGGTTTAAATACGTTAAAAGCAGGAGACGAAATTATTTTAACAGTGATGGAACATCATAGTAATATTGTTCCTTGGCAAATTATCGCCCAAAAAACAGGCGCAATTATCAAGTTTGTGGAGTTAACTCCCACTCAAGAATTTGACTTTAATCACTATCAATCTCTCTTATCCGACAAGACAAAATTAGTGTCAGTTGTCCATGTTTCCAACACTTTAGGCTGTATTAATCCCGTTAAAAAAATCATCAATTTAGCTCATCAATACGGTGCTAAAGTTTTAATTGATGCTTGTCAGAGTTTACCCCATTTGTCGATCGATGTCCAAAGAATGGATTGTGATTGGCTTGTAGGTTCTGGTCATAAAATGTGTGCAACTACTGGCATCGGCTTCTTATACGGTAAGGAAGAATTATTGAATGCCATGCCTCCTTTTCTTGGTGGTGGCGAAATGATTGCAGACGTATATTTAGATCATTTTACCTGCGGTGAATTACCCCATAAGTTTGAAGCGGGTACACCTGCCATCGGAGAAGCCATTGCTTTAGGGGCGGCGGTGGATTATCTTACTAAAATTGGCATGGAGAATATTCACCATTACGAGGAGGAGTTGACTGCCTATCTTTTTAAACAGTTAAACGAAATACCAGACTTAGAAATTTATGGTAATCAACCCACCCCAGACGGCAAAGGAAGGGCAAGTTTAGCTTCTTTTAATGTTAAAGGGATTCACTGTAGCGATTTAGCCACACTTTTAGATCATGAAGGTATTGCAATTCGATCGGGTCATCATTGTACCCAACCCTTACACCGTTATTTAAACATATCGGGAAGTGCTAGAGCAAGTCTTTATTTTTACAATACTTTTGCGGATATTGATGCTTTTATTGTAGCCCTTAAAGGCTCGATCGACTTCTTCCGCCAAATGGAAGAATAA
- a CDS encoding ABC transporter substrate-binding protein gives MSFLSLSKHRKNPVNYVVWFLSGLLLTILVSCASPQANADGSIEFWTMQLQPQFTPYFNDLNQRFESENPDNKIQWVDVPWNAMESKILTAVSAQNAPDVVNLNPDFASQLASRNAWLNLDEKISPEVKSEYLSKIWDANKIEICQAENQCETTTFGIPWYLTTTITVYNKDLFEKAGITNPPQTYEDLAIAAEKIKNTTGKYAFFIPLVTTDSNEILQSLVKMGVTLLDDQGKAGFNTPEGIKAFTYWADLYQKGLLPPEVMTQGHRHAIELYQAGELGLVGTGAEFLKTIANNAPTVYEVSGVAPQVTGSTKKKNVSVMNLVIPKDSKNIDGAVNYALFVTNGENQLKFTQEANVLPSHNSSIEQYIRNLENDPNKDILTEARRISAVQLEDAEVLIPPVKNINELKKIIHENLQSAMLKEKTVEQAVTDAENQWNNL, from the coding sequence ATGAGCTTTTTATCTCTCTCTAAACACCGTAAAAATCCTGTTAATTATGTTGTTTGGTTTCTCTCTGGTTTATTGTTAACTATCTTGGTTAGTTGTGCCTCCCCTCAAGCTAATGCTGATGGCTCGATCGAATTTTGGACAATGCAATTACAGCCACAATTTACCCCTTATTTTAACGACTTAAATCAACGCTTTGAAAGCGAAAATCCCGATAATAAAATACAATGGGTGGATGTGCCTTGGAATGCCATGGAAAGCAAAATTTTAACGGCAGTTTCTGCCCAAAATGCGCCCGATGTAGTGAATCTTAACCCTGATTTTGCCTCACAATTAGCCAGTCGTAACGCATGGTTAAATCTTGATGAGAAAATCTCCCCTGAAGTCAAAAGCGAATATTTGTCTAAAATCTGGGATGCGAATAAAATTGAAATCTGTCAAGCTGAAAATCAATGCGAAACCACAACTTTTGGTATCCCTTGGTATCTGACAACAACTATCACTGTTTATAATAAAGACTTGTTTGAAAAAGCAGGAATTACTAACCCCCCTCAAACCTATGAGGATTTAGCCATCGCCGCTGAAAAAATTAAAAATACCACTGGAAAATATGCCTTTTTCATTCCTTTGGTGACGACTGATTCTAACGAAATATTACAATCCCTTGTCAAAATGGGGGTAACTCTGCTGGATGATCAAGGTAAAGCTGGATTTAACACTCCCGAAGGTATCAAAGCCTTTACCTATTGGGCGGATTTATACCAAAAAGGTTTATTACCTCCTGAAGTGATGACTCAAGGGCATCGTCACGCCATAGAATTATATCAAGCAGGAGAATTGGGTTTAGTTGGCACAGGGGCAGAATTTTTGAAAACCATCGCTAATAATGCGCCTACAGTTTACGAGGTGTCGGGAGTCGCCCCTCAAGTTACGGGGAGTACTAAGAAGAAAAATGTTTCGGTGATGAATTTAGTTATCCCGAAAGATAGCAAAAATATTGATGGTGCTGTTAATTATGCCCTCTTTGTTACTAACGGAGAAAATCAACTCAAATTCACTCAAGAAGCTAACGTCTTACCTTCTCATAATAGTTCGATCGAGCAGTACATTCGTAACTTAGAAAATGATCCCAATAAAGATATTCTCACGGAAGCGCGAAGAATTAGTGCAGTACAGTTAGAAGATGCAGAAGTACTAATTCCCCCTGTGAAAAATATTAATGAGTTGAAGAAAATTATCCATGAAAATCTCCAAAGTGCTATGCTAAAAGAGAAAACTGTTGAACAAGCCGTCACTGATGCAGAAAATCAATGGAATAATCTTTAA
- a CDS encoding ferredoxin-thioredoxin reductase catalytic domain-containing protein, whose translation MTEVSNNKTLEAMKNFAEQYAKRTDTYFCIDPSVTAVVIQGLAHHKEELGSPLCPCRHYEDKEAEVKNTFWNCPCVPMRERKECHCMLFITPDNEFSGDKQEITWEDLQSVK comes from the coding sequence ATGACTGAAGTTAGTAACAATAAAACCTTAGAAGCAATGAAGAATTTTGCAGAACAATATGCAAAACGTACAGATACTTACTTCTGTATAGACCCTTCCGTTACCGCCGTTGTGATTCAAGGTTTAGCACATCATAAAGAAGAATTAGGATCGCCTCTTTGTCCTTGCCGACACTACGAAGATAAAGAGGCGGAGGTTAAAAATACGTTCTGGAATTGTCCTTGTGTACCGATGAGAGAAAGAAAAGAATGTCATTGTATGCTATTTATTACCCCAGATAATGAATTTTCAGGTGATAAGCAAGAAATTACATGGGAGGATTTACAATCGGTGAAATAG
- a CDS encoding pirin family protein: MEDKQGKLCLLASADGRENSLTIHQKVNLFASILKTGETINYTFDDDDYGWIQIIKGEVSIDHTTLKAGDGASIQGEKEVRIISHQPDTEFLWFHFT, from the coding sequence GTGGAAGATAAACAAGGAAAATTATGTTTATTAGCTTCGGCTGATGGTAGAGAAAATTCTTTAACTATTCATCAAAAAGTCAATTTATTTGCTTCAATTCTGAAAACGGGAGAAACTATAAACTATACCTTTGATGATGATGATTATGGTTGGATTCAAATAATTAAAGGGGAGGTTTCGATCGATCATACTACCTTAAAAGCAGGAGATGGTGCTAGTATTCAAGGAGAAAAAGAGGTGAGAATTATCTCACATCAACCTGATACAGAATTTTTATGGTTTCATTTTACTTAA
- the phoU gene encoding phosphate signaling complex protein PhoU codes for MIGEGTQLQRRTSKVAQDVLRMGALVEESFRYSHKALFEGDLEAVEIIKAQDREIDRYYRDIEMHCASILTLQAPVAQDLRILSAFMQLVRDLERIGDYAEDLGNIALKLVLYPPHPCMPELAIMSSQAQIMLAKTMVALSELDGEAGEKIKLLDDTVDNAYERLYQKLAYQRDVKGVVEPIVLLTLAIRHLERMADHATNIAQRVSYIVTGQRN; via the coding sequence CTGATTGGCGAAGGTACTCAATTACAAAGACGTACCAGTAAAGTCGCTCAAGATGTCCTGAGAATGGGGGCATTAGTAGAGGAATCTTTTCGTTATAGTCATAAAGCCTTATTTGAAGGTGATCTCGAAGCTGTAGAAATCATTAAAGCACAAGATCGGGAGATCGATCGATATTATCGAGATATAGAAATGCACTGTGCTAGTATTTTAACTCTACAAGCTCCCGTGGCGCAAGATTTGAGAATTTTAAGTGCTTTTATGCAGTTAGTACGAGATTTGGAAAGAATCGGTGATTATGCGGAAGATTTAGGGAATATTGCTCTTAAATTAGTACTTTATCCTCCTCATCCTTGTATGCCTGAGTTGGCGATTATGTCGAGCCAAGCACAAATTATGTTAGCTAAAACTATGGTAGCTTTAAGTGAACTGGATGGAGAAGCTGGGGAAAAAATTAAACTCCTTGATGATACTGTGGATAATGCCTATGAACGTTTATATCAAAAATTGGCTTATCAACGAGATGTAAAAGGAGTCGTTGAGCCGATCGTGCTACTAACCCTTGCTATTCGTCATTTAGAGAGAATGGCTGATCATGCTACGAATATCGCTCAGAGAGTATCATATATTGTAACAGGACAACGAAATTGA
- a CDS encoding zinc ribbon domain-containing protein, translated as MKERVHCCSECGFTIDRDVAAAMVIEQRGLTAVGQTVLQSVEDRGIGAVEKSTARTTRRSRKSK; from the coding sequence TTGAAAGAACGAGTCCATTGTTGTTCTGAGTGCGGTTTTACGATTGATCGTGACGTAGCCGCCGCTATGGTAATAGAACAACGTGGGTTAACAGCCGTTGGGCAGACGGTGTTGCAGTCTGTGGAGGATCGTGGTATCGGGGCTGTGGAGAAATCGACAGCTAGAACCACCCGAAGAAGCAGAAAATCCAAGTAG
- a CDS encoding type IV pilus twitching motility protein PilT — MELMIEDLMEQLVELGGSDMHIQAGAPIYFRISGKLTPIGDDPLNPQECQKLIFSMLNNTQRKTLEQEWELDCSYGVKGLARFRVNVYKERGCYAACLRALSSKIPNFDQLGLPDIVKEMTDRPRGLILVTGQTGSGKTTTLAAMLDLINRTRAEHILTVEDPIEYVFPNINSLFHQRQKGEDTKSFGNALKAALREDPDIILVGEMRDLETISLAISAAETGHLVFGTLHTSSAAGTIDRIIDVFPAAEQAQIRAMLSNSLLAVFAQTLAKKKNPKPGEFGRAMAQEIMIITPAIANLIREAKAPQIYSAIQTGGKLGMQTMEQALAGYVKTGTISMEEGLAKSSKPDELKRLVAGSGMDTPVTTTKRR, encoded by the coding sequence ATGGAATTAATGATCGAAGATTTAATGGAGCAGTTAGTAGAATTGGGTGGCTCGGATATGCACATTCAAGCTGGAGCACCTATCTACTTTCGTATCAGTGGTAAACTTACCCCTATTGGGGATGATCCGTTGAATCCTCAAGAGTGTCAAAAACTCATCTTCAGTATGTTGAATAACACTCAACGAAAAACCCTTGAACAAGAATGGGAGTTAGATTGCTCCTATGGTGTTAAAGGTTTAGCTCGATTTCGGGTAAATGTTTATAAGGAAAGAGGCTGTTATGCGGCTTGTTTACGGGCATTATCTTCTAAAATTCCTAATTTTGATCAACTCGGTTTACCTGATATTGTCAAAGAAATGACCGATCGACCTAGAGGACTTATACTTGTAACAGGTCAAACAGGGTCAGGAAAAACTACCACCCTAGCGGCAATGTTGGACTTAATTAACCGTACCCGTGCTGAACACATTTTAACGGTGGAAGACCCCATCGAGTATGTATTTCCAAATATTAATAGTTTATTTCACCAACGACAAAAAGGAGAAGATACTAAAAGTTTTGGTAACGCCTTAAAAGCAGCCCTACGGGAAGATCCAGATATTATTCTGGTAGGTGAGATGCGAGACTTAGAAACCATCTCTCTGGCGATTAGTGCGGCGGAAACAGGACACCTCGTTTTCGGTACTTTACACACTAGCTCGGCTGCTGGTACGATCGATCGGATTATTGATGTATTCCCTGCCGCCGAACAAGCTCAAATTCGGGCAATGTTATCTAACTCTTTGTTAGCAGTATTTGCCCAAACCTTAGCCAAGAAGAAAAACCCGAAACCGGGAGAGTTTGGACGGGCTATGGCACAAGAAATTATGATTATTACCCCGGCGATCGCCAACTTAATCCGAGAAGCAAAAGCACCACAAATTTACTCCGCTATTCAAACAGGAGGTAAATTAGGAATGCAGACTATGGAACAAGCCTTAGCAGGGTATGTTAAAACAGGAACAATTAGTATGGAAGAAGGTTTAGCAAAAAGCAGTAAACCAGACGAATTGAAACGCTTAGTCGCAGGTAGTGGCATGGATACACCAGTAACCACAACAAAAAGAAGGTAG
- a CDS encoding RNA-guided endonuclease InsQ/TnpB family protein, which produces MRWLFACRQVYNYCLAERKDWIKSRKSPIDQCSLVNEYIIPAQTKYPDYYYQKRQLTEAKKTNPELKEVPSQVLQEVVGKVDKAFRSFHNRGYGFPRFRKRIRSMVFPQFKTNPIVGNQIKLPKIGDIEINLHRPIPEGFVVKQVQVVNKASGWYVICTIQSEGNIPDPIPDLSYSSLGIDLGFSSLIATSRNEIIDRPKFLIALQSKLTSLQRELKDKVKGSNNWKKACKKIVQLHEYIHRVRKDYHFKLAHYLCDQAKMIFIEAIDFKSWGRGMLRKHSLDFAFGAFVDILTLVAKKRDVYLLKVDKDYTSQTCPNCNTLTGKKS; this is translated from the coding sequence TTGCGGTGGCTTTTTGCGTGTCGTCAAGTTTATAATTATTGTCTGGCAGAACGAAAAGATTGGATAAAATCAAGGAAGTCTCCCATTGATCAATGTTCGTTGGTTAATGAGTATATTATTCCTGCGCAAACGAAATATCCCGACTATTACTACCAAAAGCGACAACTAACGGAAGCTAAGAAAACAAATCCTGAATTAAAGGAAGTTCCATCTCAAGTTCTCCAAGAGGTTGTTGGCAAAGTCGATAAGGCTTTCAGGTCTTTTCATAATAGAGGGTATGGGTTTCCCCGTTTCCGCAAAAGGATTCGCTCAATGGTGTTTCCCCAATTCAAAACTAATCCTATTGTTGGTAATCAAATCAAACTACCAAAGATAGGCGATATTGAGATTAATTTGCATCGACCGATTCCCGAAGGATTTGTAGTTAAGCAAGTCCAAGTAGTGAATAAAGCATCGGGTTGGTATGTCATTTGTACAATCCAGTCTGAGGGGAATATCCCAGACCCTATTCCAGATTTGTCTTATTCTAGTCTAGGCATAGATTTGGGATTCTCCAGTCTTATAGCTACATCGAGAAATGAGATTATTGATAGACCTAAATTCCTGATTGCTCTACAAAGCAAGTTGACATCACTGCAACGTGAGCTAAAAGACAAAGTAAAAGGGTCTAATAATTGGAAAAAAGCCTGTAAGAAAATTGTACAGTTACATGAATATATCCATCGAGTCAGGAAAGATTATCATTTTAAACTAGCTCATTATTTGTGTGATCAAGCTAAAATGATCTTCATTGAAGCAATAGACTTTAAGTCATGGGGAAGAGGGATGTTGCGTAAGCACTCCCTAGACTTTGCTTTTGGTGCTTTTGTCGATATTCTGACTCTAGTGGCGAAAAAAAGAGACGTATATCTTCTAAAAGTTGATAAGGATTATACGTCTCAAACTTGTCCAAATTGCAATACTCTTACTGGGAAAAAGAGTTGA